Genomic DNA from Planktomarina temperata RCA23:
CCGCATCAAACGCCTGTGATTATGGCCTATGACAGCGGTGATTTTGACGCCAATTTGAAGCAGGCCCAAGAGGCCGCAGATGTGGCGGGTTTTGCCGCAAGAAAAGCCGAAGCGGCCAGCCGTGGCAAGCTGCGAGGGATGGGCTATTCCAACTATATCGAAGCCTGCGGCATCGCACCGTCAGCTGCGGTGGGAAGCCTTGGAGCAGGCGTTGGCCTGTGGGAAAGCGCAGAGGTTCGGGTCAATCCCGTGGGCACCATTGAGATCCTCACAGGCTCGCACAGCCACGGGCAGGGGCATGAAACCACATTCGCGCAGATCGTGTCGGAACGTTTTGATTTGCCAACGGAAAACATCCAGATTGTCCATGGCGACACCGATAAGGTGCAATTTGGTATGGGCACCTATGGCTCCCGGTCCGGTGCTGTCGGCATGTCTGCCATTGTGAAAGCGATGGATAAAGTGGAAGCCAAGGTCAAGAAAATCGCCGCCCATGTGCTTGAGGCCGGCGAGGATGATATCGTGATCGAAGGTGGGGCCGTGAAAGTGGCTGGCACTGACAAACAGATGCTCTGGCATGAGGTTGGTCTTGCAGCCTATACGGCCCATAATATCCCCGAAGGCATGGAGCCGGGTCTGAAAGAAAGCGCCTTTTATGACCCGACCAATTTCACATTCCCAGCGGGGTGTTACATTTGTGAGGTCGAAGTGGATCCCGAAACCGGGGTGACGGAGGTGGTGCAATTTGTAGCCTCTGATGACTTTGGCACCATCATCAACCCGATGATTGTGGAAGGCCAAGTGCATGGCGGTATTGCGCAGGGCATTGGCCAAGCGATGCTTGAAAATGTTGTCTATGACGCGGCCGGTCAACAGCTATCGGCCAGCTATATGGATTACGCCATGCCGCGCGCCGATGATTTGCCAAATTATTCGGTGCATCATGCCTCGACCACCTGTCCTGGAAACCCGCTTGGGATGAAGGGCTGTGGGGAGGCCGGTGCGATTGGCTCGCCGCCTGCGGTGATCAACGCCATCACGGATGCCATTGGCAATAACAATCTTTCAATGCCGGCCACCCCCTCTGCGGTTTGGGCCGCGTTGCAGGATGTGAGCCAAAAACTAGCAGCTGAATAAGGAGTTTGGACGATGTATGAGACCAATTTTCATAAAGCGGCCACCGCACAAGAGGCTGCCGCCCTGTTGAACACCTCTGAAGATGGGAAAATATTGGCCGGGGGGCAAACCTTAATCCCCACCATGAAACAACGACTTGCCGATCCGACAGATGTGATTGATCTAAGCGGCGCGGCGGATCTGCGCGGGATTACCATTGCCGGTGATCAGGTCACCATTGGGGCGATGACACCCCATGCAGAAGTGGCGGGACATGCCGCTCTCGCCGCGCTGTGCCCTTCGATTTGTAAACTTGCGGCGAATATCGGCGATCCCGCTGTCCGTCATCGCGGAACGATTGGCGGGTCTTTGGCCAATAATGATCCGGCGGCTGATTATCCAGCAGCGGCCCTAGCCTTGAATGCGCGGATCCACACAACCTCTCGTGAAATTGCAGCGGATGATTTTTTCGAAGGTATGTTTACCACAGCCTTAGAAGAGGATGAGATCATCACCGCCATCAGCTTCACCGCCCCGGCGAAAGGTGGTTATGGCAAGTTCCCTAATCCGGCGTCGCGCTATGCAATGGCCGGCGTGTTTGTGGCCAAATCAGCCGACGGCAGCGTCCGGGTTGCTGTGACCGGCGCGAGTGAAGACGGGGTCTATCGCCATGACGGTCTGGAAGCGGCCTTGAGTGCGGATTGGTCGGCCTCTGCTGTTGATGGGGTCGAGATCTCATCGGACGGGCTTTTGTCTGATCTTCATGGAAATGCGGAATATCGCGCTAATTTGATCAAGGTCATGGCCAAACGCGCTTTGGGCTAGATCTTTCACAAACCTTACACACCAACCCCATTTTTGGGGTTGGTGTTGCCAATTTATAGGGCAGATATCTTGCAAAACTTGCCGCAGTCCATCGACGCAACCACCGCTCTGCTCGCCTCTGAAGGCTATGTGGCCGATCGTGCGCTGTCGACCTTGACCTTCCTCTCCCTGACGCTCAATCGACCAATCTTTTTGGAGGGCGAAGCCGGCGTTGGCAAAACAGAACTGGCCAAGGTGATCGCCAAAACTCTTGGGCGAGATTTGATCCGCTTGCAATGCTATGAAGGGTTAGACGCCAGCAGCTCGGTCTATGAATGGAATTTCGCCGGCCAAATGCTGGCAATGCGCAATGGGGCGGAGCAAGGCGACATATATTCAGAAAAATACTTGATCAAACGTGCCTTATTGCAGGCGGTTGAGCCGCATCCCTCTGGGCCGCCGGTCTT
This window encodes:
- a CDS encoding FAD binding domain-containing protein; amino-acid sequence: MYETNFHKAATAQEAAALLNTSEDGKILAGGQTLIPTMKQRLADPTDVIDLSGAADLRGITIAGDQVTIGAMTPHAEVAGHAALAALCPSICKLAANIGDPAVRHRGTIGGSLANNDPAADYPAAALALNARIHTTSREIAADDFFEGMFTTALEEDEIITAISFTAPAKGGYGKFPNPASRYAMAGVFVAKSADGSVRVAVTGASEDGVYRHDGLEAALSADWSASAVDGVEISSDGLLSDLHGNAEYRANLIKVMAKRALG